Sequence from the uncultured Flavobacterium sp. genome:
ATATAAAAAAATCCCATCGGCCGAAGCGAATGGGATTTTATATGTTAAGAAGTCCGAAAACTATCTAATTGTATTATTTTGAATCAAATCGATGTACAAATTAATTTTGTCTTTCAATTCTTTTCTAGGCGTGATAAAGTCTAGGAAACCATGCTCTAAAAGAAATTCAGCAGTTTGAAAACCTTCTGGTAAATCTTTTCCTGTAGTATCGCGAACAACACGAGGACCAGCAAAACCAATCAAAGCTCCAGGCTCAGAAATATTAATATCTCCTAACATAGCATATGATGCAGTTGTTCCTCCGGTAGTTGGATCAGTACAAAGCGAAATATAAGGTAATTTTGCTTCGGCCAATTGAGCCAATTTTACAGATGTTTTTGCTAATTGCATTAAAGAATAAGCAGCTTCCATCATACGAGCTCCACCGGATTTAGAAATCATTACAAAAGGCAATTTGTTTTTGATCGCGTGATCAATACCTCTGGCAATTTTTTCTCCAACAACAGCTCCCATAGATCCACCAATAAAGGCAAAATCCATACAGCAAATTACAAGTTCTTTTCCTTTAGATTTTCCCACTCCTGTACGCACAGCGTCTTTCAGGTGAGTTTTCTCCATTACATCTTTCAATCTGTCAGCATATTTTTTTGTATCAACAAAATGCAGCGGATCTTTTGATGTCATGTTTTTATCTAATTCAACAAAATCATTATTGTCGAACAAAATTTCAAAATAGGTTGCGCTTCCAATTCTAACGTGGAAATCATCTTCAGGACTAACAAATAAGTTTCTGGCTAATTCGTCAGCGT
This genomic interval carries:
- the accD gene encoding acetyl-CoA carboxylase, carboxyltransferase subunit beta produces the protein MAWFKRQEKGITTATEDKMDVPKGLWYKSPTGKIIDADELARNLFVSPEDDFHVRIGSATYFEILFDNNDFVELDKNMTSKDPLHFVDTKKYADRLKDVMEKTHLKDAVRTGVGKSKGKELVICCMDFAFIGGSMGAVVGEKIARGIDHAIKNKLPFVMISKSGGARMMEAAYSLMQLAKTSVKLAQLAEAKLPYISLCTDPTTGGTTASYAMLGDINISEPGALIGFAGPRVVRDTTGKDLPEGFQTAEFLLEHGFLDFITPRKELKDKINLYIDLIQNNTIR